From a single Lolium rigidum isolate FL_2022 chromosome 7, APGP_CSIRO_Lrig_0.1, whole genome shotgun sequence genomic region:
- the LOC124670148 gene encoding FCS-Like Zinc finger 2-like — protein sequence MAACSFFFFDAEPISEPAMPVQDACALCAKQLARDSDVFMYRGDTPFCSEDCRHHQMRLDARQAAKAAARRQKHFSSATASGRGHRETREVPVAS from the coding sequence ATGGCCGcctgctccttcttcttcttcgacgccgAGCCGATCAGCGAGCCCGCCATGCCCGTGCAGGACGCGTGCGCGCTCTGCGCCAAGCAGCTCGCCCGCGACAGCGACGTCTTCATGTACAGAGGGGACACGCCCTTCTGCAGCGAGGACTGCCGCCACCACCAGATGCGCCTCGACGCCAGGCAAGCGGCCAAGGCGGCTGCCCGCAGGCAGAAGCACTTCTCGTCGGCAACGGCGTCCGGGCGCGGGCACCGGGAGACCCGGGAGGTGCCGGTCGCGAGCTAA
- the LOC124678623 gene encoding FCS-Like Zinc finger 1-like, giving the protein MATLQPRFPHPARSSSSSFLRHLNQQEASCEFHLCSFARSSPPLHTRSMAASVACSFFFDAEPLAQPAMPAQDACALCDKQLARDSDVFMYRGDTPFCSEDCRHHQMRLDARQAAKAAARRQTQFSSATASGRGHRESREVPVAS; this is encoded by the coding sequence ATGGCCACCCTCCAACCTCGCTTTCCTCACCcagctcgctcctcctcctcctccttcctccggCACCTCAACCAGCAAGAAGCTAGCTGCGAATTTCATCTTTGCTCCTTTGCTCGAAGCTCACCTCCACTACACACACGCTCCATGGCGGCGTCTGTCGCCTGCTCCTTCTTCTTCGACGCCGAGCCACTCGCCCAGCCCGCCATGCCCGCGCAGGACGCGTGCGCGCTCTGCGACAAGCAGCTCGCCCGCGACAGCGACGTCTTCATGTACAGAGGGGACACCCCCTTCTGCAGCGAGGACTGCCGCCACCACCAGATGCGCCTCGACGCCAGGCAAGCGGCCAAGGCAGCCGCCCGGAGGCAAACGCAATTCTCCTCGGCGACGGCGTCCGGGCGCGGGCACCGGGAGTCCAGGGAGGTGCCCGTCGCCAGCTAA